Genomic segment of Prochlorococcus marinus CUG1417:
AACTAAGGAATGCAGAGGGTTTGGTTTCGCAACATCTAATAATGAAGATAATGCCAATTTATTAATTCAAAAGTTAAACGGTTTTGAATTTAATGGTTCTAAATTAAGAGTAGAGCTATCAGAAAAGAAAGATTCTGCTTCAAACAAAAGAAATAATGGAAAATTAAACAAAAATAAGAAAAGAAAAGAATTTAAGAAAATTGTTCATAGTGATGCTCCTAACCTAGAAGCTCCTGATCCAAGATGGGCTGGAGAACTATCTAAATTAAAAGATTTGTTGGCTAACCAAAAAACTCCTGCATAATTATTTAATTCGAGAAATTAAAAAAGATATTGGAATCTCAAGAGCTTTTACTGAATTTTTTACAAAAGCTCTATTATTAAAAACATCATAATCTAATCTTTCTATAGAATCTAAAATCCCTCTGTAAAGGCGTAAAGAAGTCCATACTGGCCATCTTGCATCAGAAGATAACCACTTTATACCATCCTCAGATTTTCGGAACCATTCGCGAGCTCTTGTTAATTGGAAGTCCATAAGTGCTTTCCACTGCTTATTTATTTTTCCTTTTAAAAGTTCTTCTTCAGAATAATTAAATTTTTCAATGTCCGCTTGCGGGAGATAAATTCTTCCTCTGTGTCTATCTTCTCCCACATCCCTCAATATATTTGTTAACTGATTTGCAATTCCTAAAGCTATAGCTGCTTCAGAGGGGTCAGGCATGGCGCTCCAAGGAGCTGATGTATAAGCGCTATCAATCCCCATCACATTCTGAGTCATTAAACCAACAGTCCCTGCGACTCTATAACAATAAAGTTTTAATTCATCAAAATCTTTGTATCTAAATTTATTGAGATCCATTCTCTGGCCATCTATCATATCTAGATAAGGTTGAATACTTTGTGGATATTTCTCAATAGTATCTAATAAAACTGAGTCTAATTCAGATTTAATATTCCCTTTAAATACATTTTTAGTATTTTCTTCCCATTCATCTAAATTGTCTGAAAGCTCATTTTGCGATTTGGTTGAGGCTTCCACGCTATCCATTATTTCATCAGTTCTTCTACACCATACATAGATAGCCCAAATAGCTTTTCTCTTTTCTTGAGGTAATAGGAGTGTTCCCAAGTAAAAGGTTTTAGCCCATTGTTGAGTTTCTTTTCTGCATATTTCATATGCTTGATCTAGTTGAGAAATTGAATTTTTCAAAAAGTTTTAGCTGAATTTAAGAAATTTGTAAATGTTATTTAGAAACATTTTGAGGTTTTTTGGAATACTCTTTGTTGATTGATTCCGCGCATAATTTACCACTTAAAACAGCTCCTTCCATAGAGGCTAAATATTTTTGCATTGTATAATCGCCAGCCAAGAAAAAGTTTTTTATGGGGGATTTTTGACTAGGTCTGAAATCTTGACATCCAGGAACTGCCTTATAGACCGATCTTGGAGTTTTAACTACCTTATATTTTCTTAATTTTGTCTTATCGTCACCCATGAAATGTGTTGGGAATAATTTCTTCAACTCTTCCATAGTTGCATCAACGATATCTTGATCACTTCTATTTATCCAATCTTTAGCTGGTGCGAAAACCAATTCAAGCATTGATCTATTTGGATCTTCGTATTCTTTACATGTAATACTCATATCTGCGTAAACGCTAAGAAGTGGTGATCTGCTAAATAGTAGATGGTCGATATCTGTTAATTTTTTGTCAAACCATAAATGGATATTAATGACTGGTACACCATTTAAACCATCTAATTTTGAAAAAGCATCTAATCCTTTCCATTGTTGAGGGATCATTAATTTAAAGAGATCTACAGGCATTGCGCTTACATAAGCATCTGCCGTTAGATCTTTCTTTTCATTTTTATCTAAAGAGGCAATAGTAAAGCTTTTAACTGTGCTGTCTTCATTAAGGTTAATTTGCCTTAATGGGCTATTCATGTGAACTTCTCCACCACGAGCGGTAATATAATCAACCATTGGCTGGCAAAGTCTTTCTGGAGGGGCTCCGTCAAGAAATGCCATTTTAGAACCATTTTTTTCTTGTAAAAATCTGTTTAATGCTGTTAATAAAACTGTAGATGATATTTCATCCGGCCCAATGAAATTTAAAGCTTTGCTCATGGCTATGAAAACTTCATCATTAACTCTTTCCGGAATATTGTGCTCTTTAAGCCAATCTGTCCATGATTTCGTATCACATTTATCTAAGTATTTTTGGCCTCTTAACATTGCAGGCACTAAACCTAATCCAAATAGAATCTTTTCATTCCATGAAAGCATATCATTATTGCTCAGTATCGCTGAAACTCCATTAACGGGAGCGGGTATGTCCGGGAAGTCAAATCTACTGTAAGTACCAGGCTCTGATGGCTGGTTAAAAATCATTGAATGGCTTTTCCATTGAAGTCTATCTTCAATATCTAATTCCTTGAAAAGTTGCAACATATTAGGATAGGCACCAAAAAATATATGCAAACCAGTTTCATACCAATCTCCATCTTCATCTTTCCATGCAGCAACTTTGCCACCTAGAACATCTCTGGCTTCGAGTACAATTGGGATGTGTCCATTATCAACTAAATATTTAGCACAAGATAAACCCGCTAAACCAGCACCAGCAATTACAACACGCATTCTTAAATCAAGAAATAAATAAACACTTACTAATAAGCTACATTAAAGTTAGAACATAATAGTTTTTTTCGTTGATTATTTTGTAAAATTATGGAAAAAATGCTTTTGAAATCGACTACTAGACATGTAAGACTTTTTACTGCCGAAGTAGTTGATAAGGAATTACAGTTTCATCCCAACAAGCTAACGCTTGATTTAGATCCCGATAACGAATTTGTTTGGAGTGAAGATTCTCTAAATAAAATAAATGAAAAATTCAATGAATTAATCAAAGAAAGAGCAGGAAAGGATTTAGATGATTATGAACTTCGAAAAATAGGATCAGAAATCGAAGGTTTAATCAAATTTTTGCTTCAAAATGGTCAGCTAAGTTACAACCCTGAATGTAGAGTAATGAATTATTCAATGGGTTTACCAAAGACAAATGAAGTGCTGTGAATAGATCATCCTCAAATAGAAGGCCAAGGAGAGGCTCAAATAGAAATTATTATCCTTCAAATCCAAGAGGTTCAAGAGATATTGATCCTAACGGACAAATAAATGGCAGATTGCCTGCCTCTTCTGAACAAAAGATCAACTTAAGTTCAGGAACTATTGCTGTACTTGCGGGAGTACTCATTTTAGGAGTTGGTATTGGGAGTGCTATCACAAGTACAACAGACGGCGGACAGGGAAATATAGCTAGTCAACAACAATTAGATATGGCTGTTCCAGATCCTGAATTTTGTAGACAATGGGGAGCTAGTGCTTTTGTGATTGATGTTGAAATGTATACTACTCTGAATCCATCTACGAGTTTTGTAACGCAACCAGCTCTTCAACCGGGGTGTGTGATTAGAAGGGAGAATTGGACAGTTTTACAAAAACAAGGCGCAATTAGTAATGAAGATGTAAGAGAATGTAAGCAAAGGATGAATACTTTTGCTTACATTGGATCTATAAGGGATAAGCCAATAGTTAAGTGCGTTTACCAGACTGATGTAAATGAAAATAAATTTATAATTAAAGGCGATGGACAAGCCGAAGATGGAGGAGTAGGTATTAATAAAGAAGCAATTCAGTTTTGATCAGAACTATATATGCCTTAAAGGACTTTCTAAACTGGCAAATTGTGGCAGAATATTTTTCTTAAATACTTCTGATGCTCTCGATGTATATCGTGACGGATTAGTAATTAATTTGAGTTCTCTTTTAACTTCTAGGTCGGCAACGAATGCTTTGTGGATTGTCCCAGCAGATAGTTCTCTTTCAATTGAAACAACAGGCAAAAAGGATGCGCCTAATCCTGACTGAACTGCATTCTTGATTGCTTCAAGAGAGTTAAGTTCCATTTCAATTTTTAATCTTTGAATATCAAGTCCAGAATCTTGAAGCAGTTTGTCAACAACTTTTCTTGTTGTTGATTGAGAGTCTAATGTTACAAAATTTAATTTGTATAAGTCTTCTTTTAAGAGCTCTTTTTTTGTCGAAAGTGGGTGTTTAGAGGGTAAAACTAATGCCAATTCATCTGTGGCATATGGAATTACTTGTAGCAAATTTTCTAAATCTCCTGGTAATTGTCCGCCAATAATGGCCAAGTCAATTTGGCCATTGGCGACACTCCAACCAGTTCTTCTAGTACTATGAACTTGAAGTTGAACAGATACATCAGGGTATTTTTGTCTAAATAGTCCTATCATTCTGGGCATTAAATAAGTTCCCGTTGTTTGGCTGGCTCCAATCACAAGTGTTCCACCTTTTAAGCTATTTAAATCTTCAATAGCTTTGCAGGCTTCGTCGCACTGATTCAAAATTCGTTCGCAATATTCAAGTAATAATCTGCCTGCTTCAGTCAATAAAGCCTTCCTGCCACCTCTGTCGAAAATTGTGATTTCAAGTTGTTTTTCTAGATTTTGTATTTGTAAACTCACGGCAGGTTGAGTTACATACAGGAGGTCTGCAGCTTTTTTAAAACTGCCTTGAGCTGCTATAGCTTTTAGTATTCTTAATTGGTCGAGTGTAAATGGTAATTCTGGCATCTATTATGCCTGCAATTGCTTATAATTCTAATGCTAAGAAGTATTCTTGTTAAGAACAAAAATTATTTGAATAATTTAAATGTATGGAGACTCATAAAACTTCTTTAATAATCTTGCTATTGATTTTGATTTTTGCAGTAATTCATAGTGGTGGAGCTGCTTTAAGAACCAAAGCAGAATCTATTATGGGTCCAAGGTTATGGCGGTTGTGTTTTGTTTTTTTAAGTTTGCCATCTGCAATTATCTTGATTAGTTATTTTTTAGCTCATAGATATGACGGAATCAGGTTATGGAATTTTCAAGGTAATAATCTTGTTTTTGTAATGGTTTGGTTTTTAACTGCATTAAGTTTTTTATTTTTATATCCCGCTACTTACAATTTGCTAGAAATCCCCTCGGTTTTAAAACCTAAAGTAAGAATCTATGGAACTGGGATAATGAGAATCACTAGACATCCTCAAGCATTTGGTCAGATAATTTGGTGTGTTGCTCATACTTTATGGATTGGCACATCATTCACATTAGTAACTTCTATTGGCTTAATTTTGCATCATCTTTTTGCAATCTGGCATGGTGATAAAAGATTGGCAAATAGATTCGGGGAAGAATTTGAAAAATATAAAAAAGATACTTCCATAATCCCTTTCATGGCAATTCTTGAAGGGAGGCAAGAATTTAAGATGAAAGAATTTTTTAGATTATCTCAGCTTGGTATAATTGTCGCTATTGGCGTACTTTGGTGGTCCCATCAGTACATAAATATTGCTGTTAAAACATTTAATTCATCATTTTTGTCTGAATTTTTCAATTGACAGTTTAAAATCTAAATATAAGTTTTTTAAAACATGCCTCAAGCTTCAGAAATTGCCTGGTTAATTCCTGTTTTCCCACTTATTGGAGCAGTGCTTTCTGGTTTAGGCCTAATAAGTATTAACAAGAAAATTAATAATTCCAGAGAAATTGTTTCTGTAGGTCTTATTTCGTTTGTTGGCATTTCTGCGGCAATTAGTTACAAAGCTCTTTTTGAACAAGTTAATGGTTATCAATCTGTAGAAAAATTATTTGTATGGGCTAGTGCTGGGGATTTTATTATTCCGATGGGTTTTGTCCTTGATCCTTTGGGTAGTGTAATGCTTGCTCTTGTAACGACTATAACTTTGCTGGTAATGATCTACTCTCATGGTTATATGGCGCATGACAAAGGTTATGTCAGATTTTTTACATATTTAGCATTATTTAGTAGTTCAATGATGGGACTAATAGTTAGTCCGAATTTATTAGAAATTTATGTTTTTTGGGAATTAGTTGGGATGTGTTCTTATTTGTTGGTTGGTTTTTGGTATGACAGGGATGGCGCTGCCCACGCTGCACAAAAAGCATTTGTTGTTAATAGAGTGGGAGATTTTGGCTTATTACTAGGAATTCTTGGCCTATTTTGGGCAACAAATAGTTTTGATTTTAATGAAATAGCCACTGGAATTTCTCAATCAATATCTGACAATTCGATACCTATTTGGGCTGCTTTACTCCTTTGTTTTTTAGTTTTTTTAGGGCCAATGGCAAAATCTGCTCAGTTTCCTCTTCATGTGTGGTTGCCTGATGCAATGGAAGGCCCGACACCTATTTCTGCACTTATCCATGCCGCAACAATGGTTGCTGCAGGAATATTTCTTGTAGCAAGACTCCAACCTTTGTACTCAATATTCCCCTCTATTCAGTTCATTATTGCTTTAGTTGGCACCATTACTTGTTTTTTAGGAGCCTCTATAGCTTTGACCCAAATGGATTTAAAAAAAGGTTTAGCTTACAGCACAGTGTCTCAGCTTGGGTATATGATGCTTGCAATGGGTTGTGGAGCGCCAGTAGCAGGAATTTTTCATTTAGTGACTCATGCTTGCTTCAAAGCAATGCTATTTTTGGGATCTGGTTCAGTAATACATGCTATGGAAGAAGTAGTTGGCCATCAGCCTGTATTAGCTCAAGATATGAGATTAATGGGTGGTTTAAGAAAAAAAATGCCATATACATCAACAACATTTTTAATAGGTTGCGTAGCAATTAGTGGTATTCCACCATTGGCAGGTTTTTGGAGTAAAGATGAGATACTCGGAAATGCTTTTATATCATTTCCAGCTTTTTGGTTTGTAGGACTTCTAACCGCTGGTATGACTGCTTTTTATATGTTTAGGCTTTATTTCTTGACATTTGAAGGAGATTTCAGGGGAGAAAATAAAGAATTGCAAAAAGAGCTTCTAATAGCCTCTAAAATAAACCAAGATGAAGAAAATGAAGAACTACATGAAAAGCATGGCTCTATTCATGAGTCACCCTGGTCAATGACATTTCCCTTGGTATTTCTAGCTGTACCTTCTCTAATTATTGGTTTTATGGGACTTCCATGGGATAGCAAAATTGCAAATCTACTAGATCCTGAAGAAGCAGAGACTGCTGCAAAAGCTTTTGAATTAAAAGAATTTTTGCCTTTAGCGACAGCTTCAGTTCTTATTGCATCGGCTGGAATCATTATTGCTTATCAGGCATATTTTGTGAAAAAAATTAATTTATCAGTTTTATTTGCCGAGAAGTTTCCTAGTATCAACAGATTTTTATCCAATAAATGGTATCTAGATGACATTAATGAAAAACTTTTTGTTAAGGGTAGTAGAAAACTTGCTAAAGAAGTCTTAGAGGTTGATTCTAAAGTTGTTGATGGCGTCGTAAATCTTACTGGACTTGTAACTTTAGGAAGTGGAGAAGGTTTAAAATATTTTGAGACTGGTAGGGCTCAATTTTACGCGCTTATTGTTTTTGGAGGCGTAATTCTACTAGTTGCCATATTTGGTATTCAATCTCCTCAAGTATCTTAATTACAATTGTGTGTCTTCACTGTCCATTGGGGTGAAAAAATACAGAAAATTTCTAGACTTTATTTAAGATAAATTTCTTATTAAATTGAGTACTTATTTTTATACACATTTTGCGACACAAATGTTGGGAACTTTGGGAGCTGGAATGTCTAATTTTCCTTGGTTATCTGCTTCAATTTTATTCCCAATTGGTAGTGCATTTGTGATACCTTTTTTCCCTGATAAAGGTGATGGCAAAGAGGTTAGATGGTTTGCATTGTCTATTGCATTAATAACTTTTTTAATAACTGTAGGTTCATATATAAATGGCTTTGATATTAGTAATGAAAATGTCCAACTGAAAGAAAATATTAGCTGGCTCCCGGATTTAGGTCTTACTTGGTCTGTTGGTGCTGATGGCATGTCTATGCCATTAATACTATTGACTAGTTTTATAACTGCTTTAGCAGTTCTTGCTGCATGGCCAGTCAAGTTCAAACCAAAGTTATTTTTCTTTTTAATATTGATTATGGATGGTGGTCAAATCGCTGTGTTTGCAGTACAGGATATGCTTTTATTCTTTCTGACTTGGGAACTTGAGTTAATTCCGGTTTATTTATTACTTGCTATATGGGGTGGCAAAAATCGACAATATGCTGCAACAAAATTCATTATTTATACAGCTGGTAGTTCTATTTTTATTCTTTTGGCTGCGTTAGCAATGGGTTTTTATGGTACAGAAATTCCTAACTTTGAGTTTTCTCACTTGGCAGCTCAAGATTTTAGTCAAAAATTCCAAATATTATGTTACGTCGGGCTCTTAATTGCATTTGGAGTGAAACTACCAATAGTACCTCTTCATACTTGGCTTCCAGATGCTCATGGAGAGGCCACAGCTCCTGTTCATATGCTTCTAGCTGGAATTTTATTAAAGATGGGAGGATATGCTCTTTTAAGATTCAATGCACAATTATTACCCGTTGCTCATGCTCAATTTGCCCCACTATTAATAGTTCTAGGGGTAGTCAATATAATTTATGCTGCATTAACTTCTTTTGCTCAAAGAAATCTTAAAAGAAAAATTGCATATAGTTCGATTAGTCATATGGGTTTCGTTCTTATTGGTATAGGTAGT
This window contains:
- a CDS encoding RNA recognition motif domain-containing protein, with the protein product MSIRIYIGNLPQGFNPKEFDTLLKSVSDSIRFKAVLDKETKECRGFGFATSNNEDNANLLIQKLNGFEFNGSKLRVELSEKKDSASNKRNNGKLNKNKKRKEFKKIVHSDAPNLEAPDPRWAGELSKLKDLLANQKTPA
- a CDS encoding phytoene synthase — its product is MKNSISQLDQAYEICRKETQQWAKTFYLGTLLLPQEKRKAIWAIYVWCRRTDEIMDSVEASTKSQNELSDNLDEWEENTKNVFKGNIKSELDSVLLDTIEKYPQSIQPYLDMIDGQRMDLNKFRYKDFDELKLYCYRVAGTVGLMTQNVMGIDSAYTSAPWSAMPDPSEAAIALGIANQLTNILRDVGEDRHRGRIYLPQADIEKFNYSEEELLKGKINKQWKALMDFQLTRAREWFRKSEDGIKWLSSDARWPVWTSLRLYRGILDSIERLDYDVFNNRAFVKNSVKALEIPISFLISRIK
- the pds gene encoding 15-cis-phytoene desaturase; amino-acid sequence: MRVVIAGAGLAGLSCAKYLVDNGHIPIVLEARDVLGGKVAAWKDEDGDWYETGLHIFFGAYPNMLQLFKELDIEDRLQWKSHSMIFNQPSEPGTYSRFDFPDIPAPVNGVSAILSNNDMLSWNEKILFGLGLVPAMLRGQKYLDKCDTKSWTDWLKEHNIPERVNDEVFIAMSKALNFIGPDEISSTVLLTALNRFLQEKNGSKMAFLDGAPPERLCQPMVDYITARGGEVHMNSPLRQINLNEDSTVKSFTIASLDKNEKKDLTADAYVSAMPVDLFKLMIPQQWKGLDAFSKLDGLNGVPVINIHLWFDKKLTDIDHLLFSRSPLLSVYADMSITCKEYEDPNRSMLELVFAPAKDWINRSDQDIVDATMEELKKLFPTHFMGDDKTKLRKYKVVKTPRSVYKAVPGCQDFRPSQKSPIKNFFLAGDYTMQKYLASMEGAVLSGKLCAESINKEYSKKPQNVSK
- the ndhM gene encoding NAD(P)H-quinone oxidoreductase subunit M — its product is MEKMLLKSTTRHVRLFTAEVVDKELQFHPNKLTLDLDPDNEFVWSEDSLNKINEKFNELIKERAGKDLDDYELRKIGSEIEGLIKFLLQNGQLSYNPECRVMNYSMGLPKTNEVL
- a CDS encoding DUF3172 domain-containing protein, whose protein sequence is MNRSSSNRRPRRGSNRNYYPSNPRGSRDIDPNGQINGRLPASSEQKINLSSGTIAVLAGVLILGVGIGSAITSTTDGGQGNIASQQQLDMAVPDPEFCRQWGASAFVIDVEMYTTLNPSTSFVTQPALQPGCVIRRENWTVLQKQGAISNEDVRECKQRMNTFAYIGSIRDKPIVKCVYQTDVNENKFIIKGDGQAEDGGVGINKEAIQF
- a CDS encoding LysR family transcriptional regulator, which encodes MPELPFTLDQLRILKAIAAQGSFKKAADLLYVTQPAVSLQIQNLEKQLEITIFDRGGRKALLTEAGRLLLEYCERILNQCDEACKAIEDLNSLKGGTLVIGASQTTGTYLMPRMIGLFRQKYPDVSVQLQVHSTRRTGWSVANGQIDLAIIGGQLPGDLENLLQVIPYATDELALVLPSKHPLSTKKELLKEDLYKLNFVTLDSQSTTRKVVDKLLQDSGLDIQRLKIEMELNSLEAIKNAVQSGLGASFLPVVSIERELSAGTIHKAFVADLEVKRELKLITNPSRYTSRASEVFKKNILPQFASLESPLRHI
- a CDS encoding NnrU family protein: METHKTSLIILLLILIFAVIHSGGAALRTKAESIMGPRLWRLCFVFLSLPSAIILISYFLAHRYDGIRLWNFQGNNLVFVMVWFLTALSFLFLYPATYNLLEIPSVLKPKVRIYGTGIMRITRHPQAFGQIIWCVAHTLWIGTSFTLVTSIGLILHHLFAIWHGDKRLANRFGEEFEKYKKDTSIIPFMAILEGRQEFKMKEFFRLSQLGIIVAIGVLWWSHQYINIAVKTFNSSFLSEFFN
- a CDS encoding NAD(P)H-quinone oxidoreductase subunit 5, producing the protein MPQASEIAWLIPVFPLIGAVLSGLGLISINKKINNSREIVSVGLISFVGISAAISYKALFEQVNGYQSVEKLFVWASAGDFIIPMGFVLDPLGSVMLALVTTITLLVMIYSHGYMAHDKGYVRFFTYLALFSSSMMGLIVSPNLLEIYVFWELVGMCSYLLVGFWYDRDGAAHAAQKAFVVNRVGDFGLLLGILGLFWATNSFDFNEIATGISQSISDNSIPIWAALLLCFLVFLGPMAKSAQFPLHVWLPDAMEGPTPISALIHAATMVAAGIFLVARLQPLYSIFPSIQFIIALVGTITCFLGASIALTQMDLKKGLAYSTVSQLGYMMLAMGCGAPVAGIFHLVTHACFKAMLFLGSGSVIHAMEEVVGHQPVLAQDMRLMGGLRKKMPYTSTTFLIGCVAISGIPPLAGFWSKDEILGNAFISFPAFWFVGLLTAGMTAFYMFRLYFLTFEGDFRGENKELQKELLIASKINQDEENEELHEKHGSIHESPWSMTFPLVFLAVPSLIIGFMGLPWDSKIANLLDPEEAETAAKAFELKEFLPLATASVLIASAGIIIAYQAYFVKKINLSVLFAEKFPSINRFLSNKWYLDDINEKLFVKGSRKLAKEVLEVDSKVVDGVVNLTGLVTLGSGEGLKYFETGRAQFYALIVFGGVILLVAIFGIQSPQVS
- a CDS encoding NAD(P)H-quinone oxidoreductase subunit 4, encoding MLGTLGAGMSNFPWLSASILFPIGSAFVIPFFPDKGDGKEVRWFALSIALITFLITVGSYINGFDISNENVQLKENISWLPDLGLTWSVGADGMSMPLILLTSFITALAVLAAWPVKFKPKLFFFLILIMDGGQIAVFAVQDMLLFFLTWELELIPVYLLLAIWGGKNRQYAATKFIIYTAGSSIFILLAALAMGFYGTEIPNFEFSHLAAQDFSQKFQILCYVGLLIAFGVKLPIVPLHTWLPDAHGEATAPVHMLLAGILLKMGGYALLRFNAQLLPVAHAQFAPLLIVLGVVNIIYAALTSFAQRNLKRKIAYSSISHMGFVLIGIGSFSSLGTSGAMLQMVSHGLIGASLFFLVGATYDRTKTLKLDEMSGVGQKMRIMFALWTACSLASLALPGMSGFVSELMVFTGFVTDEVYTLPFRVVMASLAAIGVILTPIYLLSMLREIFFGKENPKLIEERKLIDAEPREVYIIACLLLPIIGIGLYPRLVTESYIASINNLVDRDLTAVKGAVKTNIFSGTKANEILKAPTI